The Pungitius pungitius chromosome 10, fPunPun2.1, whole genome shotgun sequence genome has a window encoding:
- the nyx gene encoding nyctalopin has protein sequence MSQMTPAMTVITFTVSVLCLLPAAALSRWACERACPASCACTAERSCGVLCDRSGLAELPKEFPCEASAINLDKNSLRFLSERAFGTLPALRSLSLDHNNISFITPGAFKGLGNLVELKIANNDYISYLHTRTFTGLKKLARLDVSNCNLFNIPDRVFLEQTALKEVRCFENNFRRIPGAFRGMENLTHLYLERNKIEAVAYNSLLGLRGLRYLNLQENRVNVIHDGSFQDLVRLENFYLNDNLLSDLPRHAFRGLARLRMLNLGGNQLTNVSRTWFGDLVELEVLYLDRNQLLTIEEGTFQNLSSLITLHLNSNNLTALPFPVFRPVYFLARLFLFRNPWACDCSLQWLKDWMESYKLVRDVPCASPSSVAGLDLGQVAFAKANGTCEDPGELDPTAAPAPAAPATEDRFHSLVSKLLQQEVRGEPGNGTEGLRNGTLPRAEDGPLASSSSSAEAGGVGGQRAPAALCVMAAWLIRDGTYCLACT, from the exons ATGTCCCAGATGACTCCAGCGATGACTGTCATCACTTTCACCG TCTCCGTGCTCTGCCTGCTGCCCGCGGCGGCGCTCTCCCGCTGGGCGTGCGAGCGCGCGTGCCCGGCCTCGTGCGCGTGCACGGCGGAGAGGAGCTGCGGCGTGCTGTGCGACCGCTCCGGCTTGGCCGAGCTGCCCAAGGAGTTCCCCTGCGAGGCGTCCGCCATCAACCTGGACAAGAACAGCCTCCGCTTCCTGTCGGAGAGGGCGTTCGGCACGCTGCCCGCCCTCAGGTCGCTCTCCCTGGACCACAACAACATCTCCTTCATCACGCCCGGGGCCTTCAAG gGCCTCGGCAACCTGGTGGAGCTGAAAATTGCGAACAACGACTACATCAGTTACCTCCACACGCGGACCTTCACGGGGCTGAAGAAGCTGGCGCGCCTCGACGTGTCCAACTGCAACCTCTTCAACATCCCCGACCGCGTCTTCCTGGAGCAGACGGCGCTGAAGGAGGTGCGCTGCTTCGAGAACAACTTCCGCCGGATCCCCGGGGCCTTCAGAGGGATGGAGAACCTGACCCACCTCTACCTGGAGAGGAACAAGATCGAGGCGGTGGCCTACAACTCGCTGCTCGGCCTCCGCGGCCTCAG GTACCTGAACCTCCAGGAGAACCGCGTCAACGTGATCCACGACGGATCCTTCCAAGACCTCGTGCGGCTGGAGAACTTCTACCTCAACGACAACCTGCTGAGCGACCTGCCGCGCCACGCCTTCCGAGGCCTCGCCCGCCTCAGGATGCTCAACCTCGGCGGGAACCAGCTGACCAACGTGTCCCGCACGTGGTTCGGCGacctggtggagctggaggtcCTGTACCTGGACAGGAACCAGCTGCTGACCATCGAGGAGGGCACGTTCCAGAACCTCAGCAGCCTGATCACGCTCCACCTGAACAGCAACAACCTCACCGCGCTCCCCTTCCCCGTCTTCCGGCCCGTCTACTTCCTGGCgcgcctcttcctcttcaggaaCCCGTGGGCGTGCGACTGCTCCCTGCAGTGGCTGAAGGACTGGATGGAGAGCTACAAGCTGGTGCGGGACGTCCCCTGCGCCTCGCCCTCCTCCGTGGCGGGCCTGGACCTCGGCCAGGTGGCCTTCGCCAAGGCGAACGGCACGTGCGAGGACCCCGGCGAGCTGGACCCGACGGCGGCCCCGGCACCGGCGGCCCCCGCCACCGAGGACCGCTTCCACAGCCTCGTCtccaagctgctgcagcaggaggtccGGGGGGAGCCGGGCAACGGCACGGAGGGCCTCCGCAACGGGACGCTGCCGCGGGCCGAGGACGGGCcgctggcctcctcctcctcctccgccgaggcggggggggtcggaggtcagCGGGCCCCGGCCGCCCTGTGCGTCATGGCGGCGTGGCTCATCCGCGACGGGACTTACTGCCTCGCTTGCACATGA